The Desulfobacterales bacterium genome includes a window with the following:
- a CDS encoding MCP four helix bundle domain-containing protein → MKITIKTRLVAGFSIVLILMFISGIMALNKLTGMDELLDHTVDISAEKVRLANELLENMIEISKAEKNIVLSGVVAEKKKYIEFIEELLKSMNEKEKKLTLIIDASAKEMLNNFISVWDDFLKVHHDVRKFAMLNSNIEAKDLSANEGRKSYIKCEQLMNNILKIHEQELFEKLKYSGTENSKNLKDAFMAGMITSEVIHDMLEINLSEKNLILEASDTVKQAHSKEIKNFINDLNSKIIELEKLSSNDTKPKIAQFKTEWANFISINEKVQAASLENGNTKAFELSSTKGQELCDKAENILSKIVANNIADMESDQIANDNNYRLAKHTLIGLLAFSIILGFAMAIWIIVSINKGLSKVIDAAIAVSKGDLTKNIQITSKDEMGEILENMKKMVENLKETANIAEQMAGGDLTVEAKILSDKDILGQSLTLMLEKLRDIIGEVKNASDNVASGSQELSATSEQMSQGATEQAASAEEVSSSMEEMASNIKQNADNAMQTEKIAIKSAEDAGSTGKAVSETVEAMKSIAEKISIIEEIARQTDLLALNAAIEAARAGEHGKGFAVVASEVRKLAERSQTAAAEISKLSKSSVDVADKAGKMLEKLVPDIKKTAELVQEISAASNEQNSGVEQINKAIQQLDQVIQQNASASEEMASTAEELSAQAEQLQSSISFFKIDTIERQRFSKKTNIKEKAKIAHITSDKNKSDKSQKIKPTIKKQGEKTDDDFESNKINETKSGGFDLDMRDIKDSDFEKY, encoded by the coding sequence ATGAAAATAACAATTAAAACAAGGTTAGTAGCTGGTTTTTCTATTGTTCTAATACTAATGTTCATTTCTGGAATAATGGCTTTAAATAAGCTCACCGGCATGGATGAACTCCTCGACCACACAGTTGATATATCCGCTGAAAAAGTTCGACTTGCAAATGAACTTCTCGAAAACATGATTGAAATATCAAAAGCCGAAAAAAATATTGTTCTTTCTGGCGTAGTAGCAGAAAAGAAAAAATATATTGAATTTATTGAAGAACTCTTGAAATCTATGAATGAAAAAGAAAAAAAATTAACCTTGATAATTGATGCCTCTGCTAAAGAAATGCTTAATAATTTTATCTCTGTATGGGATGACTTTTTAAAAGTTCATCATGACGTTCGGAAATTTGCAATGCTTAATTCAAATATTGAGGCTAAGGATTTATCAGCCAATGAAGGCCGTAAATCATATATAAAATGCGAACAACTTATGAACAATATTTTAAAAATACATGAGCAAGAACTCTTTGAAAAGCTTAAATATTCTGGAACAGAAAACTCAAAAAATCTAAAAGACGCTTTTATGGCTGGCATGATAACATCAGAAGTAATTCATGATATGCTTGAAATTAATCTATCAGAAAAAAATCTAATTTTAGAAGCGAGTGATACTGTTAAGCAAGCACATAGCAAAGAAATAAAAAATTTTATAAATGATTTGAATTCTAAAATTATTGAATTAGAAAAATTATCAAGCAACGATACTAAACCTAAAATAGCACAATTTAAAACAGAATGGGCGAATTTTATTTCAATTAATGAAAAGGTTCAAGCCGCAAGCTTAGAAAATGGAAATACTAAAGCTTTTGAACTATCCTCGACAAAAGGACAAGAATTATGTGATAAAGCTGAGAATATTCTATCAAAAATTGTTGCTAACAATATTGCAGATATGGAAAGCGATCAAATTGCAAACGATAACAACTATAGATTAGCAAAACATACCTTGATAGGGCTTTTGGCATTTAGCATAATTCTTGGTTTCGCAATGGCCATTTGGATCATTGTAAGCATAAATAAAGGACTTTCCAAAGTGATTGATGCTGCAATAGCTGTTTCAAAAGGAGATTTAACAAAAAATATTCAAATTACCAGCAAAGATGAAATGGGCGAAATTCTTGAAAATATGAAAAAGATGGTAGAAAACCTTAAAGAAACAGCAAACATTGCCGAGCAAATGGCTGGAGGAGACTTGACTGTAGAAGCCAAAATTCTTTCAGATAAAGATATTTTAGGACAATCTCTTACGCTAATGTTGGAAAAACTACGTGATATTATTGGAGAAGTAAAAAATGCGTCTGACAATGTAGCTTCAGGAAGTCAGGAATTAAGTGCAACTTCTGAACAAATGTCTCAAGGAGCCACTGAACAAGCTGCATCAGCTGAAGAAGTTTCTTCTTCTATGGAAGAAATGGCATCTAACATCAAACAGAATGCTGATAACGCCATGCAGACAGAAAAAATAGCAATAAAATCAGCAGAAGATGCTGGCTCAACCGGGAAAGCTGTATCTGAAACTGTAGAAGCAATGAAATCAATAGCTGAAAAAATCAGCATTATTGAAGAAATCGCCCGACAAACAGACCTTTTAGCTCTTAATGCGGCAATAGAGGCCGCTCGCGCTGGCGAACATGGAAAAGGATTTGCAGTTGTAGCTTCAGAAGTTAGAAAATTAGCTGAAAGAAGCCAAACTGCTGCTGCTGAAATAAGTAAATTATCAAAATCAAGTGTAGATGTAGCTGATAAAGCTGGTAAAATGCTTGAAAAACTTGTTCCTGATATTAAAAAAACAGCTGAACTTGTTCAGGAGATTTCCGCTGCTTCCAATGAGCAAAATTCTGGTGTTGAACAAATTAACAAAGCTATACAGCAGTTAGACCAAGTAATTCAACAGAATGCGTCAGCTTCAGAAGAAATGGCATCTACTGCTGAAGAACTTTCAGCTCAGGCTGAACAACTTCAAAGTTCAATATCATTTTTTAAAATAGATACAATTGAGAGACAGCGATTTAGTAAAAAAACAAACATCAAAGAAAAAGCGAAAATAGCCCATATAACTTCCGATAAAAATAAGAGTGATAAAAGTCAAAAAATAAAGCCTACCATAAAAAAGCAAGGGGAAAAAACAGATGATGATTTTGAATCTAACAAAATAAATGAAACAAAATCAGGAGGTTTTGATTTAGATATGAGGGACATCAAGGATTCAGATTTCGAGAAATATTAA
- a CDS encoding chemotaxis protein CheW produces MKEITKISQYLTFYLGEEMFTLDISQVREVLDFIKLTKVPRTPEFMKGIINLRGSVVPVIDLRLKLGMLQTIKTLNTRIIIVEVDVDGEKTILGVLADSVKDVIDLEPDQIIAPPKIGTRLKTDFIKGMGRHENQFIIILDIDKVFSSDELAVVQDIEKISDLKEIISNKSNL; encoded by the coding sequence ATGAAAGAAATAACAAAAATTTCTCAATATCTTACTTTTTATCTGGGAGAAGAAATGTTTACTCTTGATATTTCTCAAGTTAGAGAAGTTTTAGATTTTATAAAACTCACTAAAGTACCTCGAACTCCTGAATTTATGAAAGGTATTATCAATTTAAGAGGAAGTGTTGTTCCTGTAATAGACCTTCGCTTAAAACTCGGTATGTTACAAACCATAAAAACCCTTAATACCCGAATAATTATTGTGGAAGTTGATGTAGATGGAGAAAAAACTATACTTGGAGTTTTAGCTGATTCCGTTAAAGATGTCATTGATCTTGAGCCTGACCAGATAATCGCTCCTCCAAAGATAGGTACCCGATTAAAAACTGACTTTATAAAAGGAATGGGACGGCATGAAAACCAGTTTATAATTATTTTGGATATTGATAAAGTCTTTTCAAGCGATGAATTAGCGGTAGTTCAAGATATAGAAAAAATAAGCGACTTAAAAGAAATAATCAGTAATAAATCGAATCTATGA